The following are from one region of the Vanessa cardui chromosome 3, ilVanCard2.1, whole genome shotgun sequence genome:
- the LOC124543777 gene encoding 5'-3' exonuclease PLD3-like, with protein MVILISPFKGIRDKIKTVLESGSVGNASSSDEELEQWEQIFMMRDENGNSYNDKRKKRSIWCRPSCIPVSIVIVLIVLVVLVPLLDQPNIAHVLPTIAHVDLHCSDECRLSLVESIPEGHMYPPNATHMPTKNAWLDLIDEAQTSIEIASLYWTLRFNEEYPYNSSIEGEQVFQALLAAGTKRNIDLKIAQNWPTKANPNIDTEYLVKKKAAQVRSLNFSKLLGGGVLHTKFWIVDRQHFYIGSANMDWRSLTQVKELGVLAYNCSCLATDLAKIFDVYWSLGAPDAVVPDSWPSELSTDINMQHPINISDGNSTFGAYITSSPPPLSPNGRTNDDDAIVNIIQSAEEFIYIAVMDYGPALEYAPKLKFWPKIDDAIRRAALEARVRVRMLISWWKHSQPAEDHYLASLAALANAYPRVDIQVRRFIVPSTPAQDKIPFARVNHNKYMVTERAAYVGTSNWYGDYFVDTAGVALVAAGRLRTRMQGVFERDWASPYAVPLRAL; from the exons ATGGTGATATTAATTTCTCCCTTTAAGGGTATAagagataaaataaaa acTGTGCTAGAATCAGGGAGTGTGGGGAACGCGTCGTCATCTGATGAGGAGTTGGAGCAGTGGGAGCAGATATTCATGATGAGAGATGAAAATGGAAATAGTTATAACGATAA aagaaAGAAGCGAAGTATATGGTGCAGACCCTCATGCATCCCGGTGTCAATAGTGATAGTTTTAATAGTGCTAGTTGTACTGGTCCCACTGCTCGATCAGCCAAACATCGCACATGTGTTGCCGACCATTGCTCACGTTGATTTGCATTGCTCAGATGAATGTAG GTTATCTTTAGTGGAGAGTATACCGGAAGGTCACATGTATCCTCCAAATGCAACTCATATGCCAACTAAAAATGCTTGGTTAGATTTGATAGATGAAGCTCAAACGTCAATAGAAATTGCCTCTTTGTATTGGACGCTTAGATTTAATGAAGAGTATCCTTATAATTCTTCAATAGAG ggtGAACAAGTTTTCCAAGCATTACTTGCGGCTGGTACAAAGaggaatatagatttaaaaattgcTCAAAACTGGCCCACAAAGGCAAATCCTAATATAGATACTGAATATTTAGTTAAGAAAAAGGCAGCACAG GTGAGGAGTCTGAACTTCTCAAAGCTGCTGGGCGGCGGAGTTCTGCACACGAAGTTCTGGATCGTGGACCGTCAGCACTTTTACATCGGCAGCGCTAACATGGACTGGAGGTCGCTCACTCAG GTAAAGGAGCTGGGCGTTTTAGCATACAACTGCTCCTGTCTGGCGACCGATTTGGCGAAGATATTTGAT gTGTATTGGAGTCTGGGCGCGCCGGACGCAGTCGTACCGGACAGCTGGCCGTCAGAGCTCAGCACGGACATCAACATGCAGCATCCAATCAACATATCTGATGGAAACAGTACATTCGGAGCTTACATAAcc AGTTCACCGCCTCCCTTGAGCCCTAACGGACGGACCAATGACGACGATGCGATCGTTAACATCATCCAGTCGGCCGAAGAGTTCATCTACATCGCTGTCATGGACTACGGACCGGCGCTGGAGTATGCGCCCAAGCTCAA ATTTTGGCCGAAGATTGACGACGCGATCCGTCGCGCGGCGCTGGAGgcgcgcgtgcgcgtgcgcatgTTGATCAGTTGGTGGAAGCACTCACAGCCCGCTGAGGACCACTACCTCGCCTCGCTGGCCGCGCTCGCCAACGCCTACCCGCGCGTCGACATACAAGTG CGGCGCTTCATCGTGCCGTCGACGCCGGCGCAGGACAAGATCCCGTTCGCGCGCGTCAACCACAACAAGTACATGGTGACGGAGCGCGCCGCCTACGTGGGCACGTCCAACTGGTACGGCGACTACTTCGTGGACACGGCGGGCGTCGCGCTCGTAGCGGCCGGCCGCCTGCGCACGCGCATGCAAGGCGTGTTCGAGCGCGACTGGGCCTCGCCCTACGCCGTGCCTCTACGCGCCTTATAG